The following are encoded in a window of Paenibacillaceae bacterium GAS479 genomic DNA:
- a CDS encoding ABC-2 type transport system ATP-binding protein, protein MSYIEIKNLTKDYGDGKGVFNLDLTIEKGEVFGFVGTNGAGKTTTIRHMMGFLKPQSGSVTINGLNGWTDSAQLKRRIGYIPGEIAFPDAPTGTEFLSRQAELLGLTDMSYAERVINQLQLDPTANLKRMSKGMKQKTAIVAAFMADPDILILDEPTTGLDPLMRAQFVDILNEQKKKGTTIFMSSHMFEEVEHTCDKVALIKGGRLIAVKRTSEVKHNENKEYKIEFLAHEDYLLFLSEAFNILTRRDEQNQVIIRINDADINTLFRTLKGYPIKFIKEIKYTLEDYFKGIYEEDKAHA, encoded by the coding sequence ATGTCTTACATCGAAATTAAAAACTTAACTAAAGATTACGGGGATGGCAAAGGTGTATTCAACCTTGATCTAACGATCGAGAAGGGCGAGGTTTTTGGATTTGTAGGGACGAACGGAGCCGGTAAAACAACGACTATTCGTCATATGATGGGCTTCTTGAAACCGCAAAGCGGTTCCGTAACCATTAACGGTTTGAACGGATGGACGGATTCTGCCCAGCTCAAGAGAAGGATCGGCTATATTCCTGGTGAGATTGCATTTCCAGATGCACCAACGGGAACGGAGTTTTTAAGCAGGCAAGCGGAACTATTGGGATTAACGGACATGTCCTATGCGGAGAGAGTTATCAACCAACTGCAGCTTGATCCCACGGCCAATTTGAAAAGAATGTCCAAAGGAATGAAACAGAAAACCGCGATTGTCGCAGCTTTTATGGCCGATCCCGACATTCTGATTTTGGATGAACCAACAACAGGGTTAGACCCGCTCATGCGGGCTCAATTTGTTGACATCTTGAACGAGCAGAAGAAGAAGGGCACAACGATCTTCATGTCTAGCCACATGTTCGAGGAAGTTGAACACACATGCGATAAGGTGGCTTTGATCAAGGGAGGAAGGCTTATTGCAGTCAAACGAACCTCCGAGGTCAAGCATAATGAGAACAAAGAGTATAAAATCGAGTTTTTAGCCCATGAGGATTATCTGCTCTTCTTGTCCGAAGCTTTTAATATCCTTACGAGACGCGACGAACAAAATCAAGTGATTATAAGAATCAACGATGCGGACATCAACACTTTATTTAGGACTTTAAAGGGTTACCCGATCAAATTCATCAAGGAAATCAAGTATACACTTGAGGATTATTTCAAAGGAATCTATGAGGAGGATAAAGCTCATGCTTAG
- a CDS encoding N-acetylmuramoyl-L-alanine amidase produces MVRHRVRKRGKYINTASALVLLLLSIIMIVLVIRSVGSFTDPLAPVSKSNSTVPVKFRIVIDAGHGGKDPGATGASGAYEKESNLSLAHQVNEILDQDPMFEIKLTRTDDQFIELEERAELANEWKADAIISLHGNTYEDENVSGTETIYYKEDSIALARALQNQVSEALGTRDRGVKQEQYIILSTAQVPAVIVESGYITNPSEEEMLLSSKGQETVAKAIHKALKKYFNGKQPSHQTMSSPDNEDQQMIEKTIYYNGSDKDEKQVALTFDDGPDRIVTPKILKILKEHDVKATFFLLGNKAEANPDIVKLIAEDGHIIGNHSWSHPDFKNLSAVEMKQEIENTQTLIEEIVGYRPTLFRPPYGSLGKDKLEQIHEMNLAVVNWSVDTTDWSGTPSEDILELVRQQLFPGGIILQHTANGKNQLANTIEALEKMIPELKDKGYSYVTIPDLLQIPAYQSE; encoded by the coding sequence ATGGTCCGTCATAGAGTACGTAAACGCGGTAAGTATATTAACACGGCATCTGCTTTAGTGCTGTTATTGCTCTCCATCATCATGATAGTACTCGTAATTCGGAGTGTAGGCTCTTTCACTGATCCCCTTGCTCCCGTGTCCAAATCTAATTCGACCGTTCCTGTGAAATTCAGAATCGTAATCGATGCGGGACATGGCGGTAAAGATCCGGGAGCAACGGGAGCAAGCGGAGCCTACGAAAAAGAATCCAACCTGTCTTTAGCTCATCAGGTCAATGAAATACTGGATCAGGATCCTATGTTTGAAATCAAACTGACCCGAACGGATGACCAATTTATTGAGTTGGAGGAACGGGCCGAGCTGGCAAATGAATGGAAAGCAGACGCCATTATCTCACTTCATGGCAATACGTATGAGGATGAAAATGTTTCTGGAACAGAAACAATATATTATAAGGAAGATAGCATAGCTCTTGCTCGAGCGCTTCAGAATCAAGTTTCAGAGGCATTGGGAACTCGAGATCGCGGTGTGAAGCAGGAACAGTATATTATTTTATCAACGGCACAAGTACCAGCGGTTATCGTGGAATCGGGATATATAACTAATCCGAGTGAGGAAGAAATGCTGTTAAGCAGCAAGGGGCAGGAGACGGTCGCCAAAGCCATCCATAAAGCGTTGAAGAAGTATTTTAATGGAAAACAGCCTTCTCATCAAACTATGTCATCCCCGGATAACGAAGATCAGCAAATGATCGAGAAAACCATTTATTATAATGGGTCTGACAAAGATGAGAAGCAGGTCGCTCTAACCTTTGACGATGGCCCGGATCGGATCGTAACTCCGAAAATCCTGAAAATTTTGAAAGAGCATGACGTTAAAGCGACTTTTTTCCTGTTAGGGAACAAAGCCGAAGCCAATCCCGATATCGTGAAGCTTATTGCTGAGGATGGACATATAATCGGCAACCATTCTTGGTCTCATCCAGACTTTAAGAACCTCTCTGCAGTAGAAATGAAACAGGAAATTGAAAATACACAAACGCTGATTGAAGAGATCGTTGGCTATCGTCCGACTTTGTTTCGTCCTCCTTACGGCTCGCTGGGCAAAGATAAACTGGAGCAAATTCACGAAATGAATTTGGCAGTCGTCAATTGGTCCGTAGATACCACAGACTGGTCAGGAACACCATCAGAGGATATATTGGAGCTGGTTCGTCAGCAATTATTTCCCGGAGGAATCATTCTCCAGCATACCGCCAATGGAAAAAATCAGCTTGCAAATACAATTGAAGCCTTGGAGAAAATGATTCCTGAACTGAAAGATAAGGGCTACTCCTACGTGACGATTCCGGATTTATTGCAAATCCCTGCTTATCAATCTGAATAA
- a CDS encoding DHHW protein: MRRMVNSNSLIGLLLLFYIGAMALVNVLTPDKSFSDTENRVLEERPDFSLRTLVSGQFTSDYERSASDQVALRNVWVGMKTDADRAMGKKESNGVFLGKDGYLMERYTSPSDTELEERARAIRTFDGATPHLRKVIMLVPTAAALFPDKLPAYAPVDDQLADLKRINELLPPGIQVANAYSALNAERDQSLFYKTDHHWTTKGAYYSYRELGDHLGIVPQEESSFRIDLATDEFYGSLYSKSGFRRLKPDEISIYRPRQEGPLKVSYEEEGRVTDTLYETDRLKEKDKYAVFLGGNHALIRIVTDGPSEKKLLVVKDSYANSLIPFLTKHYGEIDVVDLRYYTGSLPDLAQEREYQDMLILYNIKTFFEDPSILNLSEESS, translated from the coding sequence ATGAGACGCATGGTTAATTCAAATTCCCTTATCGGATTGCTGCTGCTCTTCTATATCGGCGCGATGGCTCTGGTGAACGTATTGACGCCGGATAAATCCTTTTCGGATACGGAAAACAGGGTACTGGAAGAGAGGCCTGACTTTTCACTGCGAACTTTGGTTTCAGGGCAATTCACTTCCGACTACGAACGCTCTGCGTCGGACCAGGTTGCTCTCAGAAACGTCTGGGTGGGGATGAAGACCGATGCAGACCGCGCTATGGGAAAAAAAGAAAGCAATGGCGTTTTTCTTGGTAAGGACGGTTATCTGATGGAGCGCTATACTTCGCCGTCAGATACTGAGCTGGAAGAAAGGGCGCGGGCGATTCGAACCTTTGACGGGGCTACGCCCCATCTTCGCAAAGTGATTATGCTCGTGCCGACCGCCGCCGCGCTGTTCCCTGACAAGCTGCCAGCTTACGCTCCCGTCGACGACCAGCTCGCCGATCTGAAGCGGATAAATGAGCTGCTGCCGCCAGGCATCCAGGTTGCCAATGCTTACTCCGCACTGAATGCCGAGCGGGATCAGTCTCTCTTTTATAAGACCGACCATCACTGGACAACAAAAGGCGCTTATTACAGCTACCGCGAGCTTGGCGACCATTTGGGAATCGTTCCGCAGGAAGAGAGCTCGTTCCGCATCGATTTGGCCACCGATGAATTTTACGGATCACTGTATTCCAAAAGCGGGTTCCGTCGCCTTAAACCTGACGAAATCAGTATTTATAGGCCAAGACAGGAGGGCCCATTGAAGGTTTCGTATGAGGAAGAAGGTCGTGTGACGGACACCTTGTATGAAACGGACAGGCTCAAAGAGAAGGATAAATATGCTGTGTTTTTGGGTGGCAATCACGCCTTGATTCGGATCGTGACGGATGGTCCGTCAGAGAAAAAGCTGCTGGTTGTCAAGGACTCGTATGCCAACAGTCTAATTCCTTTCTTAACAAAGCATTATGGTGAAATCGACGTCGTTGATCTCCGTTATTATACCGGGTCACTTCCGGACCTTGCACAAGAGCGTGAATATCAGGACATGTTGATCCTGTACAATATCAAAACCTTCTTTGAAGACCCATCAATTCTTAATTTATCGGAGGAATCTTCATGA
- a CDS encoding ABC-2 type transport system ATP-binding protein: MPIIEIEHLTKDYGHNRGIFDVSFSVQEGEVYGFLGPNGAGKTSTIRHIMGFSRPQKGRTLVHGLNSWEHASEIQRELGYLPGEIALPESLTGTEFIKMMADLRGIKDMKHTQSLINKFELDPRGSLKRMSLGMKRKLAIVTAFMHDPAILVLDEPTSGLDPIMQTFFIEFIKEEKKRGKTILISSHIFSEIDATCDKISIIKEGRLISSFVADDLRHNKSKTYEIEFKTEEAFTRYGVEVKSIPQIEVLTLTPHKLQTTLRINDADINSLISCLADYEVKFFSEIKFTLEDYFMKFYDRNSNDTGGAIPDVLHRN, translated from the coding sequence ATGCCAATCATTGAGATTGAACATTTGACTAAGGATTATGGTCATAATCGAGGAATATTTGATGTTTCTTTCAGCGTCCAAGAAGGGGAAGTGTATGGGTTTTTAGGACCGAACGGAGCGGGCAAAACATCTACTATCCGTCATATCATGGGTTTTTCCCGTCCGCAGAAAGGGCGCACCTTAGTGCATGGCCTCAATAGCTGGGAGCACGCGAGTGAGATCCAAAGGGAACTAGGTTATTTGCCAGGTGAAATCGCATTGCCTGAGTCGCTGACTGGGACCGAGTTTATTAAAATGATGGCGGATTTACGCGGGATTAAGGATATGAAACATACCCAATCTCTGATAAATAAGTTTGAGCTCGATCCAAGGGGCAGCTTGAAGCGAATGTCACTAGGCATGAAGCGGAAGCTCGCGATCGTAACAGCATTCATGCATGACCCCGCCATACTTGTGCTTGATGAACCGACAAGCGGTCTTGACCCCATTATGCAAACCTTCTTTATTGAGTTCATAAAGGAAGAGAAGAAGCGGGGCAAAACCATCTTGATCTCGAGTCATATTTTTTCCGAAATTGATGCAACTTGCGACAAGATATCGATCATCAAGGAAGGCCGGCTAATTTCGTCTTTCGTCGCAGATGATTTACGTCATAACAAAAGCAAAACATACGAAATTGAATTTAAAACCGAAGAGGCGTTCACTCGGTACGGAGTAGAAGTGAAGTCGATTCCACAAATTGAAGTCCTAACTTTGACGCCTCACAAGCTGCAGACCACCTTGCGAATCAATGATGCGGATATAAACAGCTTAATCTCCTGCCTTGCCGACTATGAGGTAAAGTTCTTTTCGGAGATCAAGTTCACTCTTGAGGATTATTTCATGAAGTTCTATGACCGCAACTCGAACGACACAGGGGGTGCCATTCCGGATGTCTTACATCGAAATTAA